From the Acidilutibacter cellobiosedens genome, one window contains:
- a CDS encoding PTS sugar transporter subunit IIB, whose amino-acid sequence MNKIKTIYVACGSGVATSQTVASKISSMLEEEGIKANVEAVDIKSLENIIDQCDIYVSIVPLDTVHVDKPTLSGIPFLTGIGMEEEFEKLKKYINS is encoded by the coding sequence ATGAATAAAATTAAAACAATCTATGTTGCTTGCGGTTCTGGGGTAGCTACTTCCCAGACAGTTGCATCAAAAATATCTTCCATGCTTGAAGAAGAAGGCATAAAAGCAAATGTCGAAGCAGTAGATATTAAATCATTGGAAAATATAATAGATCAATGTGATATCTATGTATCAATAGTACCTCTTGACACAGTACATGTAGATAAACCAACTCTTTCAGGCATACCATTTCTTACGGGAATTGGGATGGAAGAGGAGTTTGAAAAGCTGAAAAAATATATTAACAGTTAA
- a CDS encoding PTS sugar transporter subunit IIA: protein MTTNKEVVCEDLIFLDVDESSRDNLLLNLGNKLVEKGYVKESYPRALVEREKTYPTGLNTDGIPVAIPHTDMKHVNKTSILIAKLKKPVVFKEMGLGVKDVKAELIFMLAIKDPSFQVKTLGKLMSIFSNKKELMNIYNSEDKKEIKEKMKKILN from the coding sequence ATGACAACGAATAAAGAGGTAGTCTGTGAGGATCTTATATTTTTAGATGTAGATGAAAGCAGCAGAGATAATTTATTACTGAATCTTGGAAACAAGTTGGTCGAAAAGGGATATGTCAAAGAAAGTTACCCTAGAGCTTTAGTGGAAAGGGAGAAAACTTATCCCACAGGGCTTAATACAGATGGAATTCCTGTTGCTATTCCCCATACGGATATGAAACATGTTAATAAGACTTCGATACTCATAGCTAAGCTTAAAAAACCCGTAGTATTTAAAGAGATGGGACTTGGAGTAAAGGATGTAAAAGCAGAACTTATTTTTATGCTTGCTATTAAAGATCCTTCATTTCAAGTAAAGACCTTGGGGAAATTGATGTCAATTTTTTCAAATAAAAAAGAACTTATGAATATATATAATTCTGAAGACAAAAAGGAAATAAAAGAAAAGATGAAAAAAATTTTAAATTAA
- a CDS encoding DDE-type integrase/transposase/recombinase: protein MSQIITYLLVYNQYLLNQIYELTLFIAKYIPLKQWAFDDSKSPSYQKFKIDKLPIIKKFFKQDYSFLLEYYLWKYNKPIKPVQRRNGKTIPEEIVCPLCGAPHQYIYDNNGGKGQYQCKVCGQTFIAGEQATSPLVLICPYCGHALVAKKDRKHFIVHKCVNKNCSYYKSNLKQLPKDLDPSEKHKYKLHYIYREFTLDFFSMDLNELPSWATSFKYRKNNAHIMGLCLTYHVNLGLSLRKTAEAMREIHNINISHTMVANYARTASVIIKPFVDAFDYNPSNNLAADETYIKIKGLKGYVWLIMDTVSRSILGYQVSNSRDVGPCILTMRMAFDKFKEFPGKALKFISDGYSAYPLAAQQFKIEKDWDFDVTQVIGLTNDDTVSKEYRPFKQKIERLNRTFKASYRVTCGYGTDDGAYYGVNLWVAYYNFLRPHELYRRSRPLNEVEMLKNAGNMPGKWQLLIFLGQQVILNMQENPAS, encoded by the coding sequence ATGTCTCAAATTATAACCTATTTACTTGTATATAATCAATACTTACTTAATCAAATTTATGAATTAACCCTATTTATCGCAAAATATATTCCTCTTAAACAATGGGCTTTTGATGATTCTAAAAGTCCTTCTTATCAGAAATTTAAAATAGATAAGCTCCCAATAATCAAAAAGTTCTTTAAGCAGGATTACAGTTTTCTGCTCGAATACTATCTTTGGAAATACAATAAGCCTATTAAGCCAGTTCAGCGTCGTAATGGCAAAACTATACCCGAAGAGATTGTATGCCCTTTATGTGGTGCCCCTCATCAATACATTTATGATAACAATGGTGGCAAAGGCCAATACCAATGCAAAGTCTGTGGTCAAACTTTTATTGCGGGTGAACAAGCAACTTCTCCTTTAGTTCTTATTTGCCCTTATTGTGGACATGCTTTAGTTGCTAAAAAAGACCGTAAACACTTTATTGTGCATAAATGTGTCAATAAAAATTGTTCGTATTACAAAAGCAATTTAAAACAACTTCCTAAGGACTTAGATCCTAGTGAGAAGCACAAATACAAGCTTCATTACATCTATCGTGAATTTACGCTAGATTTCTTTTCTATGGATTTGAACGAGCTACCTTCTTGGGCTACAAGTTTTAAATACAGAAAGAACAATGCTCATATTATGGGGCTTTGTTTAACTTATCATGTTAATCTTGGTCTTTCCCTTCGCAAAACTGCTGAAGCTATGCGTGAAATTCATAATATCAATATTTCACACACTATGGTTGCCAACTATGCTAGAACTGCCTCAGTTATTATCAAACCCTTTGTGGATGCCTTTGATTACAATCCTTCAAATAACCTAGCTGCTGATGAAACCTATATCAAGATTAAGGGGCTCAAAGGTTATGTTTGGCTCATCATGGACACTGTTTCCCGCTCTATTCTTGGTTATCAAGTCTCTAATAGTCGTGATGTCGGACCTTGTATACTTACCATGAGAATGGCTTTTGATAAATTTAAAGAATTCCCTGGTAAAGCTTTAAAATTTATATCTGATGGTTACAGTGCTTATCCTTTGGCTGCTCAACAATTTAAGATTGAGAAGGATTGGGACTTTGATGTTACACAAGTTATTGGTCTGACTAACGATGATACTGTATCCAAGGAGTATCGCCCCTTTAAACAAAAGATTGAACGTCTTAACCGCACTTTTAAAGCCTCTTATCGTGTTACATGTGGTTATGGTACTGATGATGGTGCTTATTATGGTGTAAATCTTTGGGTTGCCTACTACAACTTCCTACGTCCTCATGAACTGTATAGAAGGAGTCGTCCTTTAAATGAAGTTGAAATGCTTAAGAATGCTGGCAATATGCCTGGCAAATGGCAACTTTTGATTTTTCTAGGACAACAGGTTATTCTCAATATGCAAGAAAATCCTGCATCTTGA
- a CDS encoding class II aldolase/adducin family protein, which yields MDNCKKEVLRIAQTAERKGLCITNSGNFSMRDVETGYILITPSHVSRENMSYDDICVLDIDGNIIESKNGRKPSSEVLMHLEIYKMREDINGIAHTHSKFATAFAVMNKPIPPIVYEASAYGGTINVSPYRSPGTKELAESIKDTLSKSNATLLQSHGAVSLGSDIEEALLNSFYVEDVAEIYWRILAVTGGKEPPIISQVEFDKWKYPDQILFK from the coding sequence TTGGATAATTGTAAAAAAGAAGTTTTAAGAATAGCACAAACTGCGGAAAGAAAAGGTCTATGTATTACAAACTCAGGGAATTTTAGCATGAGAGACGTTGAGACAGGATATATTTTAATAACTCCATCTCATGTATCAAGAGAAAATATGTCTTATGATGATATATGTGTTCTTGATATAGACGGAAACATTATAGAGTCGAAAAATGGCAGGAAACCTTCAAGTGAAGTTTTGATGCATCTTGAGATATATAAGATGAGGGAAGATATAAATGGGATTGCTCATACTCATTCCAAATTTGCTACGGCTTTTGCAGTTATGAATAAGCCGATTCCACCTATAGTATATGAAGCGTCGGCCTACGGAGGGACAATAAATGTTTCTCCTTATAGAAGTCCTGGAACAAAGGAACTTGCAGAAAGCATCAAAGATACCTTATCAAAGTCCAATGCAACTCTTCTTCAGTCTCATGGAGCCGTTTCTTTAGGTTCTGACATAGAAGAAGCATTGCTAAATTCCTTTTATGTAGAGGATGTGGCGGAAATTTATTGGAGAATTTTGGCCGTAACCGGAGGAAAAGAACCTCCCATAATATCACAGGTGGAATTCGACAAGTGGAAATATCCCGACCAAATATTGTTTAAATAA
- a CDS encoding PTS galactitol transporter subunit IIC — translation MLRVINYILGLGAAVFLPVIMIIIGLIMKMKPKKAIMSGITLGIAFTGINLVLNFMLESISPAASQFVKNTGITLTAIDAGWPTMSSIAWAWPAAVIMFPIQIIINIVMLAFGWTNCLNVDLWNVWGKIFTATIVTSITGNIFLGLIAGGIQVVFELKNADITQKQIYRLTKIPGVACPHQMLIQGALMAPINKLFDYIPGLRSSNLDANKLKSKIGIFGENSVMGFIVGALIAIFAGYGLKDILNTAIKVGTALVFFPMAAKLFMQALAPIADAAGNYMKKRFKGREFYIGLDWPFLAGQSELWVATIILVPIELLLAVFLNKLGANNVLPLASLINISVVTPALIVTGGNLIRMLIIGIIFTPVYLIVATNFTNIITNLGRNAGAVKAGQVISWFGIELPEFRYSIAHALNIVHGDFIGLILFISYILIFIWYSKYMKKRDESFEMESQTK, via the coding sequence ATGTTGAGAGTTATTAATTATATTTTAGGATTAGGAGCGGCAGTTTTTCTACCTGTTATAATGATAATAATTGGTTTGATTATGAAGATGAAACCTAAAAAGGCTATTATGTCTGGTATTACTTTAGGAATTGCATTTACAGGAATTAATCTTGTTTTAAATTTTATGCTTGAATCCATAAGTCCGGCGGCATCTCAGTTTGTTAAGAATACAGGAATAACTCTTACAGCAATAGATGCTGGATGGCCTACAATGTCAAGTATAGCATGGGCATGGCCTGCAGCAGTAATCATGTTTCCTATTCAGATTATTATAAATATAGTAATGCTTGCTTTTGGATGGACAAACTGTCTTAATGTGGATTTGTGGAATGTGTGGGGGAAAATATTTACGGCAACTATAGTTACATCAATAACAGGTAATATTTTTCTCGGACTTATTGCAGGAGGAATTCAAGTTGTTTTTGAATTGAAGAATGCCGATATAACTCAAAAACAAATATACAGGCTTACAAAAATTCCGGGAGTTGCCTGCCCTCATCAGATGCTCATACAAGGAGCTTTAATGGCTCCAATAAATAAATTATTTGATTATATTCCGGGACTGAGGTCGTCAAATTTAGATGCAAATAAATTGAAAAGTAAAATAGGAATATTTGGTGAAAACAGTGTTATGGGATTTATCGTAGGTGCCTTAATTGCCATATTTGCGGGATATGGATTGAAAGATATTTTAAATACTGCCATAAAAGTAGGCACGGCTTTAGTATTTTTCCCAATGGCTGCTAAACTTTTTATGCAAGCGTTAGCTCCGATAGCAGATGCAGCAGGAAATTATATGAAAAAAAGATTTAAGGGAAGGGAATTTTATATAGGATTGGACTGGCCTTTCCTTGCAGGACAATCAGAATTATGGGTAGCTACTATAATACTTGTTCCTATTGAACTTCTTCTTGCCGTATTTTTAAATAAATTAGGAGCAAATAATGTGCTTCCTTTGGCTTCATTAATAAATATATCCGTTGTAACTCCGGCCTTAATAGTAACAGGTGGAAATCTAATAAGAATGTTGATCATTGGAATAATTTTTACTCCTGTTTATCTTATTGTGGCAACTAATTTTACAAATATAATTACAAACCTGGGACGAAATGCAGGAGCGGTAAAAGCAGGGCAAGTTATTTCTTGGTTTGGGATAGAACTTCCCGAATTCAGATATAGTATTGCTCATGCATTAAATATTGTTCACGGAGATTTTATAGGACTGATATTATTCATAAGTTATATTTTGATATTTATTTGGTACAGTAAATATATGAAAAAGAGGGATGAATCATTTGAAATGGAATCTCAAACAAAATAA